Within Actinosynnema pretiosum, the genomic segment CGCTCGGCGGCCAGCTCCGGCGTGGACGACCGGGTGTAGCTCATCGCCTCGACCGAGTTCGGCAGGAACGCGTCGTACCCGTCGAGCCTGGTCAGCAGGTCGGGCGCCCACGCCTCGGTGCGGTCCCAGCCGATGTCGGCGAACAGCAGCGCCCCGCCCTCCTTGGCCTTGCGCACCCACGCCTCGTCCTCGGCCTGCAGGTGCACGAAGCACGCGCGGGTCGACGGCGGCGGGTCGAGCAGCTCGTCGGCGGTGACGGGCGGCTGGTGGCCGTGGGTGACCATGCTCCGGTCGTGGTCCATCGCCATGGAGACGGTGACCGGGGTGTGCCAGCCGTAGAACCGGCGGCAGTGCCCCAGGTCCACCTTCTCCTGCTCGGCCAGCACCTCCCAGCAGAAGTCGGCGTAGACGTCCTCGCCGAACGCCGCCGACAGCCCGGTGCGCAGCTCCAGCCTGCGCAGGGCCACGGCCAGGTTGGCGATGCCGCCGGGGCAGGAGCCCAGCCCGTCCGCCCACACCTCGGTCCCCGGCGCGGGCGGGCGGGGCAGGCCGGTGAAGATGATGTCCAGGAACACCGTCCCGGACAGCAGCACGTCGAAGGACGGCGCCTCGTCGCTCATGCGCACACGATGCCGGCCCTAGGAGGCGGAGCGGTCCACCCGGTCGACCGCGGCGGCCATTTCCCGCATCCTGGTCAGCGCCCGGTGCTGGGCGACGCGGACCGCGCCGGGCGTGGAGCCGACGGCGGCGGCGGTCTCCTCGGCGGTGAGGCCGACCGCGACCCGGAGCACCAGGATCTCCCGCTGCCTGGCGGGCAGCTTGCCGAGCATCCGGGTGATGTGGCCGATCAGCTCGCCGTTGACCGCGCGCTGCTCGGGCCCGTCCTCCAGCGCCGGGGTGTCCGGCAGCTCGGGCACGACCTCGGAGCGGCTGCGCACCGCCCGCCTGCGCGCGTCGGCGACCTTGTGCGCGGCGATGCCGTAGACGAACGCCAGGAAGGAGGTCGGCTCGTAGCGGTAGCGGCCCAGCGCGGCGACCACGGCCAGGCACACCTCCTGCGCGATGTCCTCGGCCGAGACCAGGGTGCGCTCGCGCATCCCGACCCTGGCCCGGCAGTAGCGCAGCACCAGCGGCTGGACCCGCGTCAGCAGCTGGTCGACCGCGCGCGGCCTGCCCGCCAGCGCGTGGTCGACCAGGTCGCCCAGCTCGGCCTCGGCCAGCCAGGCGGCGCTCGGCCCGCCGGGCTCGGGCTCCGGCCCGCTCCCGACCAGCCGGATCCGCCGCCCCTCCCCCGCCACGGCGCCGTCGCCGCCGACCGCCTCGATCCCCTCGATCTCGAAGTCAGCCCGCACGACTGCGTGGTGCCCCATCCGGCGACCCCCTCACGCTCGCGTCCACCCCGGCCGGCTACCACCGGCTACTCGTAGGAGCGCGCAGCCGGGGCGCTGATACCTGATCGGGCCAAGCTGACCACGGGATTCGAGCTCGCAGAGGCAAGAGCACCCGGTTGAGGGAGCACGTGCACCGTTCGGCCCAGCGGAGCTGGGGGCTAGCGCACCAGGAGGAGCCGCCGCACCGCCGGGCAGCCCACCCGACGGCCTGAACGGGCTCGAAGCGGGGAGGACGCCGCCGGGTGACGGAGCGTGACGGCGGGTGCGGCGGCCGGGTGGCGTGCGAGACGCGGGCGCCGCGCTCCCGCGGGCCACCGGCGGGACGGGCCCCGCGATCACCGGGGCGGCCGGTTCCGGGCCAGGATGGGGGTGGAACGGCGTGGTGCGACGGAAGGACCCGGTACACAGTGATCGAGCAGATGAGCGTGCGGACGGACCAGGGCGTGTTCGACGCGATCGCCGCAGGCCCGGAGGACGGGCGCCCGGTGCTGCTGCTGCACGGCTTCCCGCAGGCGGCGCTGTGCTGGGAGCACCAGGTGGCGGTGCTGGGCCGCGAGGGCTATCGGGCGGTCGCGTTCGACCAGCGCGGCTACTCCCCCGGCGCCCGACCGGCCGAGGTGTCCGCGTACGGCACGGGGTCGCTGGTGGGCGACGTGCTCGCGGTGGCCGACGAGCTGGGCTGGCCGGTGTTCGACCTGGTCGGGCACGACTGGGGCGGCGCGGTGGCGTGGTGGGCGGCGGCCGAGCACCCGGAGCGGCTGCGCTCGCTGACCGTCGTGTCGACCCCGCACCCGGCCGCGCTCGGCGAGGCGATGCGCACCGACGAGGAGCAGCACCAGCGGTCCGGGTACATGGCGCAGCTGCGCGCGTCGGGCGCGGAGAAGCAGCTGCTCGCGAACGACGCGGAGGCGCTGCGGCGGATCTTCGACTGGCGGGTGCAGCCGGGCCGGGTGGACGAGTACGTGTCGCGGCTGAAGGAGCCGGGGGCGCTCACGGCGGCCCTCAACTGGTACCGGGCGAGCCGCCCCGACGGCCGGATCGGGAAGGTGACGGTGCCCACCCTGTACGTGTGGACGACCGAGGACGTGGCCTTCGGCTCCACGGCCGCGCTGGCCACGGGCGACTGGGTGACCGGCCCTTACACCTTCCGGATGCTGGAGGACGTGTCGCACTGGGCGCCCGAGGAGGCGCCCGAGGCGGTCACCGCCCTGCTGCTGGCCAACCTGTCGATTTCATGATTTTCGACTTGTCGTTGAACCGTTACCGGGTCGTGGCACGTCTGCCTCACTATGACGGAGTTGACCTACTCGGAGCGTCGGGTTGCGACCCTCGCCGCGTGTGGACACAGCAACCGGGCCATCGCCATGCGGCTGCACATCACCGTGAGCACGGTAGAGCAGCACTTGACGAGGGTGTACCGGAAGCTGTCCGTGGCGAGCAGAACCGAGCTGAAGGGGCACAGCGCACTGGTGTGACCCCGTGGGGGTGACGGGCCTGCTCCTGGCCGCAGGCGCCGGACGGCGGTACGGCCGCCCGAAGGCGCTGGTGTCGCAGGGTGGCGCGCTGTGGGTCGAGACGGCCTGCGGGGTGCTCCGGGCGGCGGGTTGCGACCGGGTGGTCGTGGTGCTGGGCGCCTCATCCGCACGGGTGCGGGCCACCGCGTCGCTGGGAGACGCGGTGGTGGTGGACAACGCGGACTGGTCCACGGGCGTGGGATCGTCCCTGCGCGTGGGCCTCGCCGCAGCGGGTGACCGGGACGCGGTCGCGGTGCTGCCGGTGGACACCCCCGGTGTCACGGCGGACGCGGTCGCCCGGCTGCTCGTGCTGGCGTCCCCGGCGGTGCTGGCGAGAGCCTGCTACGCCGGGGTGCCCGGCCATCCCGTGCTGATCGGCCGGGACCACTGGGGCCCGGTGTCGGAGTCGGCGCACGCCGACGTGGGCGCGCGCGACTACCTGGTCGAGCACGGCGTGCTGATGGTGCCGTGCGAGGACGTGGCCGACGGCGACGACGTCGACGCGCCGCCCGCTACTTGATCGATCCCGCAACGACTGCGGGGCGCCCACGGGAACCAAACCCCATCTCCTCCCCCACCCGCACCGCCGCGCGGACCAGCCCGGCGAGAGCGGGCGACCGGCTGTGCGGCTGCCACGCGATGAGCGTGGTCACCGGCGGCGCGTCCACCACCGGGACCCCGGCGTGCTCGGCCCACTGCCAGGCCCGGCTGGACGCCGGGATGACCAGCAGCGCCAGCCCGAGCGCGATGAGCTGCGACACCTGCGCCTGGTCCCGCACCTCCGGCCCCGGCCCTGGCGGGTAGCCGCCCTCCAGCCGCGGCCACCGCGCGAGCGGCAGGCCGGGCACGTCCGCGATCTCCGACATGGTCAACGACTCCCGCCGGGCCAGCGGATGCCGAGCAGGCAAAACCGCGACCTGCTCCTCCACCAACAACTCCTCGGTGTCGAACCCCGCCACGTCGTCGAACGGCCGGTGCACCAGCGCGGCGTCCGCCCGCCCAGCCCGCAACAGCCCGGCCTGCTCGCCGATCCCGCAGAGCAGCACCTCGACCTCGCCCGCCCCGACCTCCTCCCGGTACGCGGGCAGCACCCTGCTCAACAACTCGTGGTCGGCCCCGGCCTTGACCGCCAGCACGATCCGCCCCCCGGCCCTGCGGACCCGGTTGGCGGCGGCGGTGGCCGCGTCGAGCACGACCCGCCCCTCCCGCAGCAGCACCTCGCCCGCCGGGGTGAGGGCGACGCCGCGCCGGTCGCGCTCCAGCAGCACCGCGCCCAGTCGCCGCTCCAGCCGCTGGATCGCCCTGGACAGCGGCGGCTGCGCCATGCCCAGCCGCTCGGCGGCCCGCCCGAAGTGCAGCTCCTCGGCGACGGTGACGAAGTAGCGCAGCTCGCGCGTCTCCAGGTCCACGACGCGAGGCTACGCCCCCGGTGATACCCGCCGGGTATCACAGCGGGCGCAACCGGTCTTGGCGCCCGGCCCGCCCCGAGGCAGAGCATCGACACCGTGAACGAGCAGAAGAAGACCGCGCTGGTGACCGGCGCGAACAAGGGCATCGGCTACGCGATCGCGGCGGGCCTGGGCGCGCTGGGCCACCGCGTCGGGGTGGGCGCCCGTGACGACGCCCGCCGCGAGGAGGCCGTGGCCAGGCTGCGCGCGGCGGGCGTGGACGCGTTCGGCGTCCCCCTGGACGTCACCGACGACACGAGCGCCGCCACAGCGGCACGCCTGCTGGAGGGGTCAGGCCACGGCCTGGACGTCCTGGTCAACAACGCGGGCATCTCCGGCGCCCACGCCCCGGACTGGTCCCAGGACCCGACCACCCTCGACCTGGCCGAGGCCCGCAGGGTGGTGGAGACGAACGTCTTCGGCGTCATCCGGGTGACCAACGCCCTCCTCCCCCTGCTGCGCGAGTCCCCGGCCCCCAGGATCGTGAACCTCTCCAGCAGCGTCGCGTCCCTGACCAGGCAGGCGGACCCGGACGCGCAGAGCGGCCCGATCATGGCGGTGTACGCGCCGACGAAGTCCTACCTGAACGCGGTGACCGTGCAGTACGCCCGGCAGCTGGCGGGCACGGGCGTGCTGGTGAACGCGGCCTGCCCCGGCCTGGTGGCCACGGACTTCACCGGCTTCCAGGCCCCGCGCACCCCCGAGCAGGGCGCGGCGACCGCGATCCGCCTGGCGACCCTGCCCGGCGGCGGCCCGTCCGGCGGCTTCTACGACGACGAGGGACCCCTGCCCTGGTGACCGCTCCCGCCGCCTCCCCGCGCGGGGAGGCGGCGGGTCACACCAGCACGACCTCCACCCCGGCGTCCCTGATCCGGGCGACCTCGTCCGCGGGCGCGTCCACGTCCGTGACCAGCACGTCGATCTCCTCCACCCCGCAGACCCGGCCGAACGCGGTCCGCCCGAACTTCGAGCTGTCGACCGCGGCGACCACCCGCCCGGCCGCGCCCACGGCGGCCAGCTTCACCGCGCTCTCCCCGAGGTCGTGCGCCGACACCCCGTCCCGCGCGCTCAGCCCGCAGCTGCTCAGCACCACCGTGTCGAACCGCATCACCCGGAACGCGTGCTCGGTCAGCGGCCCGGTGAACGCCTGCTCCCCCGCCCTGACCTCACCGCCGGGCAGCAGCAGCCGCACCTGCGCCGAGCCGCGCAGCAGGTCGACCGCGTGCAGCGACAGCGCCAGCACGGTCACCCGCCGGTCCACCAGGGAGCGGGCGACCTCCAGCGTGGTCGTCCCGGCGTCCAGGACCGCCGTCTCGCCGTCGTCCAGCATCGCCGCGACGGCGGCCCCGATCCGCCGCTTGGCCTCGACCCGCTGCCGCACCCGCGCCGAGTAGGGCGTCGCCTGCCCGGTGAGCATCCCGACCGCCGCGCCCCTGACCCGCCGCAGCAGGCCCTCGCGCTCCAGCACGTCCAGGTCCCGCCGCACGGTCATCTCCGAGCACCCGACCAGCTCCGCGATCTCCGCGACGCCCACCCGCCCGCCGTGCCGCAGGCTGCCCAGGATCACCTCGTGCCGCTGTGCCACATCCACGGAGTTCATCCGAACAACCGGGGTGGTCGTGGTCAAGGGCTGGTGGCCCGCGCCACCCTCCTGGTAGGACTGCCCCACCTTGCTGCCGATCACCGGAGGTCACCAGATGGGTGCGAAGCGAACCGGTTCCGCGTACGGCGACGCGGTCCGCGACCTGCTGTCCAGGGTGGAGGAGCAGAACGCCGCGGCGCTGGACGACGTCGCCGAGCTCGTCCTGGCCTCGGTGCGGGGCGACGGCGTGGTGCTCGCGGCGGGCGCGGGGCACTCGCTGGCGGCGGTCGCCGAGACCTTCTACCGGGCGGGCGGCCTGGCGTGCGTGCGCCCGGTGTACCACCCGGAGCTGCTGCCGATGCACGGCGCGATCAGCAGCACCGCCGCCGAGCGCCGCTCGGGCCTGGCCGGTCAGGTGCTGCGCGAGGCCGGGTTGGCCAGGCACGACGTGCTGTTCGTGTTCTCCACCTCGGGCGTGAACCCGTACCCGGTGGAGCTGGCCGCGCACGCGGCCGACGCGGGCTGCCCGGTGGTGGCCGTGACGTCCCGGTCCGCGAGCGCGGCGGCGCCGAGGCGGGCGGGGTCGACGCTGGCCGACAACGCCACGATCGTGCTCGACAACCTGGTCCCGCCGGGTGACTCGAGCTACCCGCTGGACGCGCCGGTAACGGCGGCGGTGTCGACGATCGCGACCACGTTCCTGTGGAACCTGGTGATGGTGCGGCTGCTGGACAAGGCGACGGAGGAGGGCGTGGAGCTGCCGCTGTGGCGCAGCGCGAACGTGGAGGGCGGGGACGCGGCGAACGCGGGTCTGCTGCGCAAGTACCAGGCGCGGGTGCCGCAGCTGGGCTGAGCGCGGGCCGCGCACCCCGGTGGCCGTGCGGGCGCCGCTGCCCGGTGCGACCGCGCGGGACTTCTTCGCCGCGCTGGGGGTGGGCGACGCGCAGCGGGTGGGCCGGGCCACCGACGCGCCGGAGGCGGCGGCGCTGGAGGCGGGCGGCCTGCGCGCGGACACCCCGGTGGCCTGCCCCGGCGAGGCGGTGGTTGGCGACCGGACGATCACCAACGACGGCGGCTTCGACCTGGGGTCGGTGCCGCTGCGGCGGGCGTTCGCGGCGTCGTGCAAGACCACGTTCGGCATGGCGCTGCTGGCCGCGACCGCGGCGAACGGCTCGACCCCGGCGCCGAGGCTCGTGCGCGAGCTGGAGACGACGGGCGGGGGGCACCCGGCGCCGAGCGCGGGCGTGGTGACCGCGCTGCGGGCGATGACGGCGGACGCGGCCACCTCCGGCACGGCCCGCGCGCTGGCGGCGCACGGCGACGTGCGGGGCAAGACGGGGACCGCGCAGTTCGGCGACGGGACGGGCGCGCACGGCTGGTTCGCGGGCTACCGGGGCGACGTGGCGTTCGCGGTGCCGGTCGTGGCCGGGCGGACGCGCGTGGTCCACGAAGGTGCGTCGGGCGGTCACAGACGGGCGGGGCGGGGCAGGGCGGGGCGAGCGTGGGCCGGGCCGGGCGGGCAAGTCGGGCGTGGGTGGGGGCTTGGTCGGGGTTTCTCGGTGGCTTGTGGTGCGGCGGGCGCGGTCGGGGGAGGTCCCGGCCGCGCCCGGCGCGTCAGGCCCGCGCGGCCCCCGCCTTCTCGGGTGCCCCGCCCGTCGCCCCGGCCTCCACCCCGGCCGCTGCCCGGTCTCCCGCCGCCCCGTCCGCCTTCCCGCTCCCCCGCGCCCCCTCCTGCGTCCCGTGCAGCTGCGCGTACCGCCCGTTCGCCGCGATCAGCTCGTCGTGCGTCCCCCGCTCCACGATCCGCCCGCCCTCCACCACGAGGATCACGTCGGCCGAGCGGATGGTCGACAGGCGGTGCGCGATCACCAGCGCGGTCCGGCCGCGCAGGGCCTCGCCGAGCGCGGCCTGCACCGCCGCCTCGGACTCGGTGTCCAGGTGCGCGGTCGCCTCGTCCAGGATCACCACCCTGGGCCTGGCCAGCAGCAGCCTCGCGATGGTCAGCCGCTGCCGCTCCCCGCCCGACAGCCGGTACCCGCGCTCGCCGACGACGGTGTCGAGCCCGTCCGGCAGCGAGGCGACCAGCTGCTCCAGCCTGGCCCGCCGCAGCGCGTCCCACACCTCCTCCTCGGTCGCCTCCGGCCTCGGGTACAGCAGGTTGGCCCGGATCGTGTCGTGGAACAGGTGCCCGTCCTGGGTGACCACGCCGACCGCGCCGCGCAGGTCCTCGGACGCGACCTCGCGCACGTCCACCCCGGACAGCCGCACCGCGCCCGCGTCGACGTCGTACAGCCTGGGCACCAGCGAGGCCAGCGTGGACTTGCCCGCGCCGGACGACCCGACCACCGCGACCAGCTGCCCGGCCTCGGCGCGGAAGTCCAGCCCGTGCAGCACCTCCTCGCCACCGCGCGTGTCCAACGTGGCCACCGATTCGAGGGAGGCCAGCGACACCCGGTCGGGGGCCGGGTAGCCGAAGCGGACGCCGTCGAACTCCACCGACAGCGGCCCCTCCGGCAGCGCCACCGGCTTCTCCGGCTCGGTGATCATCGGTTCCAGGTCGAGCACCTCGAAGACCCGCTCGAACGACACCAGCGCCGTCATCACGTCCACGCGCGCGTTGGCCAGCGCGGTCAGCGGCGCGTACAGCCTGGTCAGCAGCAGAGCCAGCGACACGACGGTGCCCGCCGCGAGCTCCCCGGTGATCGCCAGGTACCCGCCGAGCCCGTAGACCAGGGCCTGGGCGAGCGCGGACACCAGGGTCAGGCCGGTCATGAACCAGCGGGTGGCCATCGCGGTGCGCACGCCGATGTCGCGCACCCGCGCGGCCCGCTCGCCGAACTCGGCGGCCTCGGCGCGCGGGTGGCCGAACAGCTTGACCAGGGTCGCGCCGGGCGCGGAGAACCGCTCGGTCATCTGGGTGGTCATGCCCGCGTTCAGCCCGGACGCCTCGCGCTGCAGGTCGGCCATGCGCGCGCCCATCCGCCGCGCGGGCAGCACGAACAGCGGCAGCAGCACCAGGGCGAGCGCGGTCACCTGCCAGGACAGCGTGATCATCACGCCGAGCGACAGGCCGAGCTGGATGACGTTGGTGACCACCCCGGACAGGGTGGAGGTGAAGGCGCGCTGGGCGCCGATGACGTCGTTGTTGAGCCTGCTGACCAGCGCGCCGGTGCGGGTGCGGGTGAAGAACGCGACGGGCATCCGCTGCACGTGCTCGAACACGGCGCGCCGCAGGTCGTGGATCAGGCCCTCGCCGATGCGGGAGGACTGCCAGCGCTCGACGAGGCCGAGGCAGGCGTCGAGCACAGCGATGCCCGCGATGACGACGGCGAGCCACACCACGGTGGACACGTCGCCATGCCCGACGATCGCGTCCACGACCCGCCCGGCGAGCACGGGCGTGCTGACCGCGAGCACCGCCGACACGACCGTGAGCAGCAGGAACACCACGAGCTTCGCCCGGTGCGGCCGGGCGAAGGCGAGCACCCGGCGGAACGTGCCGCGCCGGACCCCGCTCGGGGCGTTGGAGGCGGCAACGGCCGCGCGCATCAGAGCCCAGGAACCTTCCACGCCCGTGGAGAACACCGGGGGACGCCGCTTGCTTCCCCGGTTCCGCCGAACGCGAACATTTTTCAGGTGGCGAATGGCCCAAGAGGGGCGCACCGGGGAATGCGGGACGTCGCAATCCTGCCGACGAACAGAATGCAAGTGCCACGATCGAGTGAACTTGCG encodes:
- a CDS encoding PfkB family carbohydrate kinase, giving the protein MSDEAPSFDVLLSGTVFLDIIFTGLPRPPAPGTEVWADGLGSCPGGIANLAVALRRLELRTGLSAAFGEDVYADFCWEVLAEQEKVDLGHCRRFYGWHTPVTVSMAMDHDRSMVTHGHQPPVTADELLDPPPSTRACFVHLQAEDEAWVRKAKEGGALLFADIGWDRTEAWAPDLLTRLDGYDAFLPNSVEAMSYTRSSTPELAAERLAELVPVVVVTRGGGGAVAVDSATGERADVPGLSVAALDPTGAGDVFGAGFVLGTLEGWPLAQRVRFANLCAALSTQHFGGSLSAPGWADIAMWWRTVRRRARDERELREYGFLEDVLPQHGGDEVRRASATIRLAPK
- the shbA gene encoding RNA polymerase sigma factor ShbA, whose product is MAEAELGDLVDHALAGRPRAVDQLLTRVQPLVLRYCRARVGMRERTLVSAEDIAQEVCLAVVAALGRYRYEPTSFLAFVYGIAAHKVADARRRAVRSRSEVVPELPDTPALEDGPEQRAVNGELIGHITRMLGKLPARQREILVLRVAVGLTAEETAAAVGSTPGAVRVAQHRALTRMREMAAAVDRVDRSAS
- a CDS encoding alpha/beta fold hydrolase, translated to MIEQMSVRTDQGVFDAIAAGPEDGRPVLLLHGFPQAALCWEHQVAVLGREGYRAVAFDQRGYSPGARPAEVSAYGTGSLVGDVLAVADELGWPVFDLVGHDWGGAVAWWAAAEHPERLRSLTVVSTPHPAALGEAMRTDEEQHQRSGYMAQLRASGAEKQLLANDAEALRRIFDWRVQPGRVDEYVSRLKEPGALTAALNWYRASRPDGRIGKVTVPTLYVWTTEDVAFGSTAALATGDWVTGPYTFRMLEDVSHWAPEEAPEAVTALLLANLSIS
- a CDS encoding helix-turn-helix domain-containing protein; translated protein: MTELTYSERRVATLAACGHSNRAIAMRLHITVSTVEQHLTRVYRKLSVASRTELKGHSALV
- a CDS encoding nucleotidyltransferase family protein, with the protein product MGVTGLLLAAGAGRRYGRPKALVSQGGALWVETACGVLRAAGCDRVVVVLGASSARVRATASLGDAVVVDNADWSTGVGSSLRVGLAAAGDRDAVAVLPVDTPGVTADAVARLLVLASPAVLARACYAGVPGHPVLIGRDHWGPVSESAHADVGARDYLVEHGVLMVPCEDVADGDDVDAPPAT
- a CDS encoding LysR family transcriptional regulator, coding for MDLETRELRYFVTVAEELHFGRAAERLGMAQPPLSRAIQRLERRLGAVLLERDRRGVALTPAGEVLLREGRVVLDAATAAANRVRRAGGRIVLAVKAGADHELLSRVLPAYREEVGAGEVEVLLCGIGEQAGLLRAGRADAALVHRPFDDVAGFDTEELLVEEQVAVLPARHPLARRESLTMSEIADVPGLPLARWPRLEGGYPPGPGPEVRDQAQVSQLIALGLALLVIPASSRAWQWAEHAGVPVVDAPPVTTLIAWQPHSRSPALAGLVRAAVRVGEEMGFGSRGRPAVVAGSIK
- a CDS encoding SDR family oxidoreductase; translated protein: MDTVNEQKKTALVTGANKGIGYAIAAGLGALGHRVGVGARDDARREEAVARLRAAGVDAFGVPLDVTDDTSAATAARLLEGSGHGLDVLVNNAGISGAHAPDWSQDPTTLDLAEARRVVETNVFGVIRVTNALLPLLRESPAPRIVNLSSSVASLTRQADPDAQSGPIMAVYAPTKSYLNAVTVQYARQLAGTGVLVNAACPGLVATDFTGFQAPRTPEQGAATAIRLATLPGGGPSGGFYDDEGPLPW
- a CDS encoding DeoR/GlpR family DNA-binding transcription regulator → MIGSKVGQSYQEGGAGHQPLTTTTPVVRMNSVDVAQRHEVILGSLRHGGRVGVAEIAELVGCSEMTVRRDLDVLEREGLLRRVRGAAVGMLTGQATPYSARVRQRVEAKRRIGAAVAAMLDDGETAVLDAGTTTLEVARSLVDRRVTVLALSLHAVDLLRGSAQVRLLLPGGEVRAGEQAFTGPLTEHAFRVMRFDTVVLSSCGLSARDGVSAHDLGESAVKLAAVGAAGRVVAAVDSSKFGRTAFGRVCGVEEIDVLVTDVDAPADEVARIRDAGVEVVLV
- a CDS encoding SIS domain-containing protein — encoded protein: MGAKRTGSAYGDAVRDLLSRVEEQNAAALDDVAELVLASVRGDGVVLAAGAGHSLAAVAETFYRAGGLACVRPVYHPELLPMHGAISSTAAERRSGLAGQVLREAGLARHDVLFVFSTSGVNPYPVELAAHAADAGCPVVAVTSRSASAAAPRRAGSTLADNATIVLDNLVPPGDSSYPLDAPVTAAVSTIATTFLWNLVMVRLLDKATEEGVELPLWRSANVEGGDAANAGLLRKYQARVPQLG
- a CDS encoding ABC transporter ATP-binding protein encodes the protein MRAAVAASNAPSGVRRGTFRRVLAFARPHRAKLVVFLLLTVVSAVLAVSTPVLAGRVVDAIVGHGDVSTVVWLAVVIAGIAVLDACLGLVERWQSSRIGEGLIHDLRRAVFEHVQRMPVAFFTRTRTGALVSRLNNDVIGAQRAFTSTLSGVVTNVIQLGLSLGVMITLSWQVTALALVLLPLFVLPARRMGARMADLQREASGLNAGMTTQMTERFSAPGATLVKLFGHPRAEAAEFGERAARVRDIGVRTAMATRWFMTGLTLVSALAQALVYGLGGYLAITGELAAGTVVSLALLLTRLYAPLTALANARVDVMTALVSFERVFEVLDLEPMITEPEKPVALPEGPLSVEFDGVRFGYPAPDRVSLASLESVATLDTRGGEEVLHGLDFRAEAGQLVAVVGSSGAGKSTLASLVPRLYDVDAGAVRLSGVDVREVASEDLRGAVGVVTQDGHLFHDTIRANLLYPRPEATEEEVWDALRRARLEQLVASLPDGLDTVVGERGYRLSGGERQRLTIARLLLARPRVVILDEATAHLDTESEAAVQAALGEALRGRTALVIAHRLSTIRSADVILVVEGGRIVERGTHDELIAANGRYAQLHGTQEGARGSGKADGAAGDRAAAGVEAGATGGAPEKAGAARA